From Macaca mulatta isolate MMU2019108-1 chromosome 1, T2T-MMU8v2.0, whole genome shotgun sequence, the proteins below share one genomic window:
- the COA7 gene encoding cytochrome c oxidase assembly factor 7 isoform X2 — translation MAGLVDFQDEEQVKSFLENMEVECNYHCYHEKDPDGCYRLVDYLEGIQKNFDEAAKVLKFNCEENQHSDSCYKLGAYYVTGKGGLAQDLKAAARCFLMACEKPGKKSIAACHNVGLLAHDGQVNEDGQPDLGKARDYYTRACDGGYASSCFNLSAMFLQGAPGFPKDMDLACKYSMKACDLGHIWACANASRMYKLGDGVDKDEAKAEVLKNRAQQLHKEQEKGVQPLTFG, via the exons ATGGCCGGCTTGGTGGACTTCCAGGATGAGGAGCAGGTTAAGTCCTTTTTGGAGAACATGGAGGTGGAGTGCAACTACCACTGCTACCACGAGAAGGACCCGGACG GTTGCTATCGGCTGGTGGACTATTTGGAAGGGATCCAGAAGAATTTTGATGAGGCTGCCAAGGTGTTGAAGTTTAACTGTGAAGAGAACCAGCACAGCGATAGTTGCTACAAACTGGGGGCCTACTATGTGACTGGAAAAG GTGGTCTGGCCCAGGACCTGAAAGCTGCCGCCAGGTGCTTCTTGATGGCGTGTGAGAAGCCCGGAAAGAAGTCTATAGCAGCATGTCACAACGTTGGCCTCCTGGCACATGATGGACAGGTTAATGAGGATGGCCAGCCTGACCTGGGGAAGGCCAGGGACTACTACACAAGGGCCTGTGATGGTGGCTATGCTTCCAGCTGCTTCAACCTCAGTGCCATGTTCCTGCAGGGTGCCCCAGGCTTTCCTAAGGACATGGACCTGGCATGTAAATACTCCATGAAAGCCTGTGATCTGGGTCATATCTGGGCCTGTGCCAATGCCAGTCGCATGTACAAGCTGGGAGATGGTGTTGATAAGGATGAGGCCAAGGCCGAGGTGCTAAAAAATCGAGCTCAGCAGCTACACAAAGAACAGGAGAAAGGTGTCCAACCCTTAACTTTTGGGTAA
- the COA7 gene encoding cytochrome c oxidase assembly factor 7 isoform X1 produces MGCLKRHSLACHTWAPPTPSPHCEAAAPDMKNSPCPLFAGCYRLVDYLEGIQKNFDEAAKVLKFNCEENQHSDSCYKLGAYYVTGKGGLAQDLKAAARCFLMACEKPGKKSIAACHNVGLLAHDGQVNEDGQPDLGKARDYYTRACDGGYASSCFNLSAMFLQGAPGFPKDMDLACKYSMKACDLGHIWACANASRMYKLGDGVDKDEAKAEVLKNRAQQLHKEQEKGVQPLTFG; encoded by the exons ATGGGCTGTCTTAAAAGACATAGCCTGGCCTGCCACACCTGGGCACCCCCTACCCCAAGCCCCCACTGTGAAGCAGCAGCCCCAGACATGAAGAACAGCCCTTGCCCTCTCTTCGCAGGTTGCTATCGGCTGGTGGACTATTTGGAAGGGATCCAGAAGAATTTTGATGAGGCTGCCAAGGTGTTGAAGTTTAACTGTGAAGAGAACCAGCACAGCGATAGTTGCTACAAACTGGGGGCCTACTATGTGACTGGAAAAG GTGGTCTGGCCCAGGACCTGAAAGCTGCCGCCAGGTGCTTCTTGATGGCGTGTGAGAAGCCCGGAAAGAAGTCTATAGCAGCATGTCACAACGTTGGCCTCCTGGCACATGATGGACAGGTTAATGAGGATGGCCAGCCTGACCTGGGGAAGGCCAGGGACTACTACACAAGGGCCTGTGATGGTGGCTATGCTTCCAGCTGCTTCAACCTCAGTGCCATGTTCCTGCAGGGTGCCCCAGGCTTTCCTAAGGACATGGACCTGGCATGTAAATACTCCATGAAAGCCTGTGATCTGGGTCATATCTGGGCCTGTGCCAATGCCAGTCGCATGTACAAGCTGGGAGATGGTGTTGATAAGGATGAGGCCAAGGCCGAGGTGCTAAAAAATCGAGCTCAGCAGCTACACAAAGAACAGGAGAAAGGTGTCCAACCCTTAACTTTTGGGTAA